The Parambassis ranga chromosome 1, fParRan2.1, whole genome shotgun sequence genome includes a region encoding these proteins:
- the LOC114439708 gene encoding bypass of stop codon protein 1-like, with product MKLGLLLVLAVAVVLPSLSESRIVSKCELKKKLEKAIKLPSNLEKMKDKIISRVVCEVSRTSNLNSNLIKVIGTRMTTSAPNTTTTTTATTTTTTTTTSPTTTPTIPTDTTTTSAPTPTTTTTTTTPTDTTTDSRRKREADLDSMDVENIDMKTEELLNREENRFDEEEVEEDDNHLSDESKEVDDGKRKKRPPHKQRVLWSLGYYGLFQLSDSHFCDSGYRWSRNVCRSSCTAFTDDDITDDIECFVKSNLWWYYVRSATYNCQFENILNNC from the exons ATGAAGCTGGGGTTGCTGCTGGTGCTGGCTGTGGCAGTTGTGCTGCCCAGCCTTTCTGAGAGCCGCATCGTCTCCAAATGCGAGCTGAAAAAGAAGCTTGAGAAAGCCATCAAGCTGCCGAGCAACCTTGAGAAAATGAAGGATAAGATCATTTCAAGAG TTGTCTGTGAAGTGAGCAGGACATCCAACCTGAACAGCAATTTGATCAAGGTGATTGGCACACGCATGACCACCTCTGCTCcgaacaccaccaccaccaccaccgctactactactactactactactactacctCTCCTACTACTACTCCTACTATTCCTAccgacaccaccaccacctctgctCCTActcctaccaccaccaccaccaccactactcCTACTGACACCACCACAGACAGCAGGCGAAAGCGGGAGGCTGACTTAGACAGCATGGATGTTGAAAATATCGATATGAAGACAGAGGAACTGCTGAACAGGGAGGAAAACAGGTTtgatgaggaggaggtagaGGAAGACGACAACCACCTCAGTGATGAGAGCAAAGAAGTCGATGATGGGAAACGTAAAAAACGACCCCCCCACAAACAGCGTGTCCTTTGGTCCCTTGGTTATTACGGACTCTTCCAGCTGTCTGACAGCCACTTCTGTGACTCAGGCTATCGCTGGTCCAGAAATGTCTGCCGATCTTCCTGCACAG CGTTTactgatgatgacatcacagatgaCATCGAGTGCTTTGTAAAGTCCAACCTGTGGTG GTATTACGTGCGGAGTGCCACTTACAACTGCCAGTTTGAAAATATCCTCAACAATTGTTGA